AACGTCGGCATCGACGAGGACCCGGTCACCGGCAGCGCCCACACCGCCCTGGCCCCGTACTGGTCCGAGCGCCTCGGGCGCGCCGAGCTCACCGGTCTGCAGGCCTCCCCCCGCTCCGGCCGCGTCCGCACCGAACTGCGCGGCGACCGCACCCTGTTGAGCGGCCGCGCGGTCACCGTCATCGAGGGCGAACTGCTCGTCTAGGACCTGTCGGGGAAGGCCGGGCTGCTCACGCCGTGGGCAGCCACCCCACCTTCCCCGCCAGCAGCGCGTACCCGACGAACGCCCCGATGTCGAGCAGTGAATGGGCCACCACCAGGGGGCCCACCCGGCCCCAGCGCCGGTAGAGGTAGACGAACACCACGCCCATCACCATGTTGCCGATGAAGCCGCCGATGCCCTGGTAGAGGTGGTACGAGCCGCGCAGCACGGCGCTGGCGACCAGCGCGGTCCCCGGCGTCCAGCCCAACTGGCCGAGCCGGCGCAGCAGATAGCCGACGACGATGACCTCTTCGAGGATCGCGTTCTGCAGCGCGGACAGGATCAGCACCGGATACTTCCACCACACGTCGGGCAGCGCCTCCGGCACCACGGTGAGGTTGAAGCCGAGGCCGCGCGCCGCCAGGTAGAAGGCGATGCCGGTGCTGCCGATCACCGCCGCGATCGCCGCCCCGCGCCCGAGGTCCGGCCACGGCCGGGTGCGGTCGAAGCCCAGCGTCCGCAGCCCCTGCCCCTCGCGCAGCAGGAAGTGCGCGACGAGGGCGACGGGCACGAGCGCCGTGGCGATGCCGAAGAGCTGCCAGGCGAGATCGAGCCAGGGACGGCCCGGCGCGGCCGAGGCGTTGAGCGTCGCCGCCTGGTCCTTGAGCCCTCCCGGCCGGGTGACCGATCCGACAAAACTGATCAGGGCGGAAACACCGCTCGCACCGAGCGAAAGCCCCAGAACGAGCAGCGTCTCGTCCCGGAAGATCCGTCGCGAGAGCCGCTCCTGCGGAAATGATTCAGCCACCTACCCCGCCTCCACCAGCACACGTGCCTCCAGTTGCGTAAACCCGCCGCATCCCTGTCCCTGTCTCGCTAGGGTCTCGAAAAAAGTTACGAGGATCGTGCGTGACAGACCGTCGGGGGGACGGGCGCCGTACGGGGCGTCCCTCCCCTTCGCCTGCCGTGCGGCGGAAATCCGCCACTAAGGACGACAGGTCGACAGGGAGGGGCACCACCGTCATGGGACGTCACAGCTTGCCCGATCAGTACGGGGCGGGCGGCAGCGACCCCCGTCCTCGCAGGCGCCGTCGCTCCGTGGCCCTCGCGACCGCCCTCGTCCTCACCGTCGCCGGCTCCGCCGCGGCCGCCGTGCAGAGCGGGCTGCTCTCCTTCGGCTCCTCCTGCCGCGAGCACCCCGTGCGGCTGACCGTGGCCGCGTCCCCGGACCTGGCCCCGGCGCTGACGGTCGCGGCGAAGCAGGCGCGCGACAGCGGCCTCACCTCCGACGGGCAGTGCCTGGCCGTCACCGTCTCGGCGCGCGAGTCGTCCGAGGTCACGGACACGCTCGCCGCGGGGAAAGACCCGCACGCCCAGGTGTGGGTGGCCGACTCGGACCTGTGGGTCCAGCGAGTCACCGCCGACCACGGGGCGACCCAGGTGACCGTCACGGGCAACGTCGCCTCCACTCCCGTCGGGGTGGCGATGACGCCCACCGCCGCGAAGTCGTTGGGCTGGCCGAAGAAGACGTACAGCTGGCTCGAGCTGGCCGGGGCCACCCTGCGGGACGACTCCGTGCGGCTCGGTGCGGCCGATCCGGCGCGCAGCGCGACCGGGCTGCTGGCGCTGACGCGGCTCAGCGCCGCCGCGACCGCGGTCAAGGACGGGGACACCCTGGCCGCGGCGATGATGAAAACGCTCTCGCAGCACGCCTCCGCCACCGACCCGCAGGTCCTGCGGACGCTCCCGCGCGACGCCTCGGCGGCCGAACAGGACAACCCCGAGCGCAACCAGGCGGTCGTCGTCACCGAGCAGGCCGCGTTCACCCACAACTCCGCCGCGGAGGCCGGCGCCCGCCTCGACCTCTTCTACCCGAAGGACGGCTCGCCCCGGCTCGACTACCCGTACACGCTCGTCGACAAGACGAGGCTGAGCACCGACGAGAGCCGGGCGGCACTGCGGTTCATGACGTATCTGCGCCTGCCCGAGCAGCACAGACTGCTACGGGAACACGGCTTCCGGACGTCGGACTACGACGCCCCGCGGGCGGTGGTGACCACGGCCGGCGGCCGCAGCCCCCAGCCCTACGCCGAACCGGCCGCCCAGCCCGCCTCGGACACGGCCGTGGAGGAGGCGCTGGGCATGTGGACGATCACCGTGCAGAGCGCCCGGCTCACCACGGTCGTCGACGCCTCCTCCTCCATGGCGGAGCCGGTGCCCGGCACGGGCCGCTCCCGCATGGACGTCACCAAGGCCTCCCTGCTCCGGGCCCTCGCCGCCTTCACCCCCGACGACGAGATCGGCCTGTGGGAGTTCTCCGCCAAGCTGGACGGCGACCGGGACTACCGCGTCCTGGTCCCGACCGGGCGGCTCGGCGACAGCGCGGCCGACGGCGACGGCACCCAGCGGGACGCGCTGTCGGCGGCCTTCGCGGACCTCGCCCCCGTGGCGAACGGCGCGACGGGTCTGTACGACACCACCCTCGCCGCGTACAAGGCGGCGACCTCCTCCTATGTCAAGGGCGAGTTCAACGCCCTGGTGATCCTCACCGACGGAGTCAACCAGGACCCGGGCAGCATCTCCCGCACCACCCTCCTCACCGAACTCCAGAAGCTCGCCAGCCCCCAGCGCCCGGTCCCCCTCATCATGATCGCCGTAGGTCCCGACGCCGACCGAGAAGAGGCCGACCAGATAGCCCAGGCCACCGGAGGCTCGGGCCAGTCGGTGAGCGACCCGGCCCAGATCCAGACGGTGATCCTGAAGGCGATCGTGGCAGCGGGCACACAGGAAAGCCCGAACTAGAGCAATCGGCCGCTGCACCGACCCGAACCTCACACGGGCACCGGCTCAGGCAACCCCACAGGCCACGTATGCACCGGCTCCCCCAGATGCATCAGCTCCGCATACCGACGCGTCGTCGCGGCCAGCGCAGCGCCCCGTGGCATCCCCGCCTCCACCGCCCGATGGAAGGTCTCCACCTGCCAGGTCGCCCCGTTGGCCCGCCGCCGGCACCGCTCGTCGATGACGCCCAGGTACAGGTCCCGATCGGCCGGTTCCACCCCCCACGCGTCCAGCCCGACCTCCGCCAGCGGCAACAGCTCGTCCCGTACGAGACTCACCGCGTCCACCTCCCCGAGCCCGCCCAGCCGTCCGCGCCGCGGCCACTGCAGGCGCGCGTCGATGCCGTGGCGGCACGCGGCGTCGAAGTTGGCTTCGGCCACCTCGAACGGCAGCCGGGTCCACACCGGCCGGGACTCCTCGGCCAGCGCGCGGACGACGCCGTAGTAGAAGGCCGCGTTGGCGACCACGTCGGTCACGGTGGGCCCGGCGGGCAGGACGCGGTTCTCCACGCGCAGGTGCGGGACGCCGTCGGCGATGCCGTAGACGGGCCGGTTCCAGCGGTAGACGGTGCCGTTGTGGAGCACGAGCTCGGCGAGCGAGGGCACCCCGCCCGCCTCCAGGACCTCCAGCGGGTCCTCCTCGTCGCAGAGGGGCAGCAGCGCCGGGAAGAAGCGCAGGTTCTCCTCGAAGAGCTCGTACGCCGAGCTGATCCACCGCTCCCCGAACCAGGTCCGCGGCCGTACACCCTGTGCCTGGAGTTCCGGCGGCCGGGTGTCGGTGGCCTGGAGGAACAGCGGCGGGCGGGATTCGCGCCACAGTTCGCGGCCGAAGAGGAACGGCGAGTTGGCGCCGACGGCGATCTGCGCGGCGACGACGGCCTGCGCCGCGTTCCACACGTCGGCGAACCGGGCCGGTGTGACCTGTAGATGCAGCTGCACGGAGGTGCAGGCGGCCTCCGGGACGATCGACTTCGAGGTGCACGACAGCCGCTCCACGCCCTCGATGTCGAGGACGAAGTCCTCTCCCCGGGCAGCGACGATCTGATCGTTCAGGAGGGTGTAGCGGTCGACGTCGGAAAGGTTGGTGGAGACCAGGTCGTCCCGGTCGAGCGTCGGCAGAATACCGATCATCACGATTCCCGCGTCGACCTCGCCCGCCTTTCGATGGGCATATGCCAGCGACGTGCGAAGTTCCTCGGCGAGCCGGTCGAATACCCGACCGCCCAATCGATGTGGGGCTATGTTGACTTCCAGGTTGAACATGGCGAGTTCTGTTTGGAAATCACGGCTCGCGATCCTCTCGAGGACTTGCCCATTCAGCATTTTCGGCAGGCCGTCGGCGCCCGCGAGATTCAGCTCGATCTCCAGCCCCATGAGGTTCTTGGGGCGGTCGAAGCGCTTCTGGTCCAGAAGCCGCTCCAACCCCGTCAGACACCGCCGGAGCTTGTCCCGGTAGTGCTGACGGTCGGACAGGTCGAACGCGCCTGCCACGACCTTCTCCCCCATCGAAGCATCCCTCCTCGCATGGGCGGGCCGGTCGTCCGGCCGCCGGTCTCCCGGGTCAGGGGGGATGATGCCCAGCCCGCACGATCGATAACGTCCCCCTTCGGCCCGGCACCCAGTAGGCTGACCGGAAGTGAACGGGATGTGACCGGAGGCACATTCACCGGGCATGCGACGGAGCGCTCTTTCGCGAACTCCGAAACTCGGGAACTCGTGAAAAACGCCGACGACAATGGGCCGACCGCCCGGAACACATATCCCGAGGTCATCGCCGCGCCGCACCCTCTGAATCGGGATCATTCACACCTATCGTCGACCGAATGGACCCTTGCCGAGTGTCCCGGAATCGACTAGACGAAACACAGCCTGAACACGTTTCGTATAAACTCCGCGAACAAGGCAGAGAAGGCTGGCGCCACGGTCGAAGGAGCCTGTCGTCGAGGTGACGGCGGGCCATCGGCGCACCCCGGTTTCCGAGACCCCGGCCCCCGCCTCTCCGACCTCGAGAGCTAGCTGACAGCGCCGTCCGCCCCCGCCCTCGCGCCACTGTGCCTGTCGAATGAGAGGCGACCCACCATGCCGCTGCATGTCCCCCCGGCTCCCGCGCCCGCCCTGCGCTCCGTCCTCACGGCACTCGGTTCCCCCACCGCGGTCCGTGAAGCCCGGACCCCTTCCCTGCGCACCGCCCAGACAGACGCCACCCCCGAACTCCCGTTGCCCCTGCACGTACTGGACCGGATCACTCCCGAAGGCGTGAGCGCGACCCGGCTGGCCGGCTGGCGGTTCCTGATCCGCTGCGGCGACCGGGCGGTCGCCGCGGCCGAGACCCGGCTCACCCCGGACGGCTGGGCGTTCTCCCATTTCTTCGAGGGGCCTTACATCGCCTCCACCGAACGCGCGCTGCGCCAGGCGGAGTCGATCGCCCAGCCCTTCCAGGCACGCCTGCTGTCCGTGCCCGGCCTCTACATGCTCACGCTCTGGCTGCACGGCGACCACGAATCCGACGGCTCCGGCGGCCACCCCGCCGCGACCGACCTGCTGGTGCCGCTGGCCCCGGCGCCACCCGGCATCGCGGCCCACCGGCCGCACCGGGTCGCCGAGTTGCTCCCGATGCTGACCCTCCGAGTCACCCCGACGACGACGCCCCTGCTCGGCTCACCGGCCTGATCCACCCGCCCGGCGGCCGCCAGGCCGCCCGAACCCCCGTGCCCCGTCACCGCGGCCCCGGTGACGGGGTACGGTGCTGTCCCTGACCGCGCAGCACCCGCGCCGGCGCCCTCGCCCCGTCCGGACTAGCCCCATCCGGCCACCCGGAACCACCCGAAGTGACAGTGCAGTTGCGATGAACCGCCCGCGCGGGTGATGCGTCCTCAACCTGTGAGAAGCGGTGCCGCGAAATACCTGCGGAACGACGTCCGTAGGGCAACACTGGGTTCGAACCGACTTATCACAACGGGGGGCGGCCATGAACGACACTTCACGCCGCGCGACAGACACGACAGACACAGACACGACAGCCCTGCCACACCTCACGCCACATCTCACGCCAGAGCGGAAGTTCCCATCCATGTGCCAGCACCAGCCACCGTGCCCGACAGCGACGTCAGCCGACCGGGAGTCCGCCCGCCTCATGGCGCACCACCCGGAACAGGGCTGGAGCCTGCTGTGCAACGGCGTCCTGCTCTTCGAGGACACCGGTGAGCTCCTGCCGGACGGCAGGGTCATCGCCCCGCACCGGGTCGTGACCGCAGCCTGAGCACCACCCGGACGGCGCGGGACCGCCGTCCGCAGACATGAGGGGCCGGCCCGCAGACACCCACTGCGAACCGGCCCCGACGCATGTCCGGGGTCACTCACTCCCCGTAGTCCCCTGATTGCCGATTCCTGATTGCCGATTAGTGATTCGCGATTCGCGATTCCCCTGCACGTCTTCCCACGACCGCCCGCCTTCCGGAAGACTCCTGGAAGTTTCGGCACACCGTCCGAAACGACCCGCCGGAGGCACGGAGACGGAGATGCAGACGGAGATGCAGACGGAGACGGAGATGGAGAAGTGACAGCGGACGACACGGCGCCCGCGCCCCGGGCCAAGGTCACCATCACCGAGATCGCCCGCCAGGCCGGCGTCTCGGTGCCGACCGTGTCCCGCGTGGTCAACGGCCGCTCCGACGTCTCGCCGCGGACCCGGGCCCGGGTCGAGGACCTGCTGCGCCTGCACGGCTACCGCAAGCGCCGCTCCGCCGCCTCCGCCGCCTCCCCCGCCCGCGCCGCCCTGCTCGACCTGGTCTTCAACGACCTCGACAGCCCCTGGGCGGTGGAGATCATCCGGGGCGTAGAGGAGGTCGCGCACGCGGCCGGCGTCGGCACGGTGGTCTCCGCGATCCACGGCCGCTCCGGCGACGCCCGCGAGTGGATGCGCAACCTGCGCTCCCGCGCCTCCGACGGCGTCATCCTCGTCACCTCGGCCCTGGAACCCACCCTGCACGAGCAGTTGCGCATCCTGGGCGTCCCGATCGTCGTCGTCGACCCCATGGGCTCCCCCAGCGTCGACACCCCGACCATCGGTGCCGCCAACTGGTCCGGCGGCCTGGCCGCCACCGAGCATCTACTCGCGCTCGGCCACCGCAGGATCGGCCTGATCGCGGGCCCGCCCCGGCTGCTGTGCTCCCGAGCCCGCTACGACGGCTACCGCGCGGCCCTGGAGGCGGCCGGCCTCACCGTCGACGAATCCCTCGTCGTCCCCGGCGACTTCCACCCCGAGTCGGGCTTCACCGGCTGCACCGCCCTCCTCGACCTGCCCGAACCGCCCACCGCCCTCTTCGCCGCCAGCGACCAGATGGCGCTCGGCGCGATCGAGGCGCTGCGCCGACGGGGCCTGCGCGTCCCGGAGGACATGAGCGTGGTGGGTTTCGACGACCTTCCGGAAGTCCGCTGGTCGGCCCCGCCATTGACCACCGTCCGCCAGCCCCTCGCCGACATGGGCAAGCTCGCCGCCCGCACGGTCCTGAGCCTGGCCCGCGGCGAGCACCCTGACTCGCCGCGGGTGGAACTGGGCACGGAACTGGTGGTCCGCTCCAGCACGACCGCCCCCAGAACAGCCCACTAGACCTTAAAGCAGCCCACTAGACCCCAGACCCCAGGCCCCAGGCCCTAGCTCAACGCCTCCCGGATCGCGTCATACGCCGGCTTCGGCGCGAGCTGCTCGTCCCAGGGCAGCGCGGCCCCCTGACCGGGGAAGAACGCCGGGATCCACGAGTATCTGTCGGTGTAGTCCCAGACGGTGATCCCGACGCACCGCCGCACCGCGAGGCACGCCTCCGTCATGTCCCGGTACCAGTCGGCCTGTTGGGCCAGCTTCTCCTCGGTCGCGGGCAGCAGCATCCGTACGTCGACCTCGGTGAGCGCGGTGTCCAGGCCGAGGCGGGAGAAGCGGCGGAGGTTGTCCTCGAGGGTCGTCGGATAGCCGTACTGGAGGGCGAGATGGGCCTGGAGGCCGATGCCGTCGAGGGGGACGCCCTGAGTCTTCAGCTCCTGGGCGAGGGCGTAGTAGGCGTCGCTCTTCGGGCCGACCGCCTCGATGTTGTAGTCGTTGAGGTAGAGCTTGGCCTTCGGGTCGGCCTGGTGGGCCCAGCGCAGGGCGTCGGCGATGTAGCCGGGCCCGAGGGTCTTGTAGAAGAGCGTCTCGCGGTAGGTGCCGTCCTCGTTGAACGCCTCGTTGACGACGTCCCAGGAGTAGACCTTGCCCCGGTAGTGGCGTACCTCGGTCTGGATGTGCTTCTTCAGGACGGCGCGCAGCTCGTCGGCCGTCCACTCCTTGCCGGTGAGCCAGCCGGGCAGTTGGCTGTGCCAGACGAGGGTGTGGGCGCGGACCTTCTGGTGGTTCGCGCGCGCGAGGTTCACGATCTCGTCGCCGTTGGTCCAGTCGAAGACGCCCTGTTGCGGCTCGGTGGCGTACCACTTCATGCCGTTGCCGGGGGTGATCATGTCGAACTCGCTGCCGAGGATCTTCGTGTAGGCGGTGTCGGCGAGTTCGGGGTTGTCGGTGGCGCTGCCGAAGTAGCGGCCGTGACGCTGGGCGAGGTCGGCGAGGGTGGGCGGGTCCTCGCAGTGGGCCTGGGCGGCCGGGGCGGCGGCCCCGACGGCCATGAGCGCCCCGGCGAGGGCGCCGACGAGTCTGAGCCGGGTGCTGGTCCTGCGCATGGTGCGACTCCTCACGGTCGGTGGGTGTGAGCCGTACGTCCACGGGCGCGGGTCATCCCTTCGTCGCGCCGGCGGTGAGGCCGCCGACGAGCTGACGCTCGGCGACGGAGTAGAAGGCCAGGGCGGGAACCATGGCGAGGACGAGATACGCGAAGACGCGGGCGTACTCCGCCGAGTACTGGCCCTGGAACTGCTGCACGCCGATCGGGATGGTCCACCAGGTGGGCTCGTTGAAGACCAGCAGCGGCAGGAAGAAGTTGTTCCAGCTGCCGACCACGGCGAGGACGGACACCGTGCCGAGAGCGGGCCGGGCCATCGGCAGCAGGATCCGCCAGAAGAAGCCGAGCGGCCCGCAGCCGTCGAGGGTGGCCGCCTCCTCCAGCTCGGCCGGAATCTCCCGGAAGAAGCCGCGCAGGATGACGATGGTCATCGGCAGCCCGAAGGCGGCCTGCGGGAGGATCACGCCGAGCGGGTTGTCCAGCAGGTCCAGGGAGCGCAGCAGCAGGAACAACGGCAGCGCGGCCACCGCGAAGGGGAACATCAGCCCCATCGTGAACAGGGTGAACATCACCTCCCGCCCTCGGAAGGCGAACCGGGCGAAGGAGAACGCGGCGAGCGCGGACACCGCGACGACCACCAGGGTCGTACCGGCCGCGATGAGGGTGCTGCTGCCGACCAGCTGCCAGAACGAGCCGGAGCCCAGGATGTCGGTGTAGTTGGAGACGACCCAGGAGTCGGGCAGGCCGATGGGGTTGCGGGAGAGCTCGTCGGTGGTCTTGAAGCCGGACAGGACGGCATAGACCAGGGGTACGGCCATCAGCGCGCCGACGGCGATGAGGACGAGGTGCAACGGAAGGGTACGGCCGACCCGTCCGGCCTTGGCCTTGTTGATCCCGTGGGTCTTGCGGGCGTTCACGAACCGCCTCCCCGCATGGTCGTGGTCGCCCCTTCGAGGTCGCGCCGGAGCACGAACCGCTGGTAGGCGAGGGCGAAGACGAGGCTGATGCCGAACATGGCGACGCTGATCGCGCTGGCGTAGCCGACCTGGTAGCGCTTGAAGCCGTACTGGAACATGGTCACGGCCATCGTCTCGGAGTGGTGGTCGGGGCCGCCGGCGGTGATGACCCACACCAGGTCGAAGAGCTGGACCGAGCCGATCACGGACAGGAAGACGCTGATGCGCAGGGTCGGCGCGAGCAGCGGCAGGGTGACGTTGCGGAAGCGCTGCCAGGGCCCGGCGCCGTCGATCAGCGCGGCCTCGGTCAACTCGGCCGGGATGGACTGGAGTCCGGCCAGGTAGAGCATCATGTGGAAGCCGAAGTACTTCCATGTCATGACCAGGAACAGGGTGGCCATGACGGTGGACGGATCGGCGAACCACTGCCCGCCCACCCCGTCCAGGCCGATCGCGCCGAGGACGTGGTCGGCGAGACCGTCGTCCGGGGCGAAGATCATGCTGAACAGCACGCCGGTGATCGCCTCGGAGAGGATGTACGGCGCGAAGAACAGCATCCGGTACACCGCCCGGCCGCGGATCCGCTGGTTGAGCGCGACCGCCAGGGCGAGCGCGAACGGCAGTTGGAGGGCGAGCGAGAGGACGACCAGGACCAGACAGCGCCACAGGTCGCCCAGGAACACCGGGTCGTCGAGGAGCCGGGTGAAGTTGTCGCCGCCGACGAAGTCCTCGGGCATGCCGAAGCCGCCCCAGCGGAAGAACGAGGCGTACAGCGCGAACAGCATCGGCAGCAGCACGAGCGTGCCGAACAGCACCAGGGCGGGCGCCTGGAAGCCGACGGCGGTGAGCCAGTGCAGTGCACGCCGTCGCGCCCGGCCCCGGGTCGAGCCCGCGACCGGGGGCGGCGGGTCGACGTCCGGGCCGCTGCGCTTGTCCGGGAGGAAGGTGGAGGTCATCGTCTGCTGTCCCTCTCCCTCGAATCCCTTGAATCCCTTGAATCCCTTGAAGAAGTCGAGGTCATCGCCGGCTACTGCTCTTCCTTGGCGACCTTGGTGATCGACTCGGTGACCTGCTGGGGCGACTTGGAGCCGGCGATGAGGGCGGCGACGCTGTCGTTGACCTCCTGGCCGAGGGCGGGCGCGTACGCCTGGTCGAGATAGAGCTGGAAGCCGGTGGCGGCCTTCAACTGGGCTTGTACGGCCTGGATGTTGGGGTCGGCGACGGCGCTCTCGGCGGACGGCACCACCGGCAGCACGCCGGTCTTCTTGACCAGCTCGGTGTCGGTGGCGGCCGAGGCGAAGAACTCCAGGAAGTCGACGGCCGCCTGCGGGGCGCCCTTGCGCAGGGCGTGCCCGCCGCCTCCGCCGAACACCTCGGTGATCACGCCCTCGCCGCCCTCGACCGCCGGGAACGGGAAGAACCCGAGGTCCGCGCCGAGCCCCTTGCCCGCGTCGGCCTCCACCGCCGGGGCCCACTGCCCCATGAGCTCCATCGCCGCCTTGCCGTTGCCGACGGCGGCCGCCTGGCCCGTGGGGGTGGAGTAGGCGGCCCCGAGGAACCCCTTCTGGAACGGCTGCAGATCGACCAGGTCCTGGAGGTGCTGCCCGGCCTGCACGAACCCGTCCCCGGTGAAGTCCTTGTCGTCCCCGGCCTTCCGCAGGGCGTCGAGACCGGCGGTGCGCATCGCGAGATACGCCCAGTAGTACATGCCGGGCCACTTCTCCTTGCCGGCCAGGGCGAGCGGGGTGACCCCGGCGGACTTCAGCTTCCGTACGGCGTCGAGGAAGCCGCTCCAGGTGGTGGGGGGCGCGCTGACGCCGGCCTGCTTGAAGAGCGCCTTGTTGTACCAGAAGCCGATCATGCCCATGTCGAACGGGATGCCGTAGGCCTTGTCGTCGATGAGGTACGGCTCCCGGGCGACCGACAGCAGACCGTCCCGCCACTCCTTCGTGCGGTCCGTCAGATCCTCCACGAGCCCGGCGTCGACCTGCTGCTTCAGCACGCCGCCGCCCCAGGTGTGGAAGATGTCGGGCAACTTCCCGGAGGCGGTCAGCGCCGTCATCTTCGACTTGTAGGCGTCGTTCTCCAGCTGGACGATCTTGATCTTCACCTTGGGGTTCTGGGCCTCGAACTTCTTGGCGAGACCGGCCCAGACGTCCTTGGCCGGCTGGGTGGTGGAGATGTTCCACCACTCGATCGTGGTCGTCCCCGACGACCCTCCGTCCGAGTCGCCGCCGCAGGCGCTCAGTGCCGTCATGCTCAGACCGGCCGCGGCGGAGGCCGCCAGGAAGCCGCGGCGGGACAGTGCCGGGTCGCCCATCATGCGCTCCTTGGGATACGGGACGGCACAGCCTGTCCGTCCACAGCGAGATCGAAAGTTTCGGACTGGATCCAGAAAGCTTCGCTGCTGCCGCACCCTAGAGACACCCTCCGATGGGTGGCAACCCCTTGAACACAGGGAATCCACCGGCCTGTTCGGGGAAGGGCGGTCAGCCGGACGGGCGGTGCTCGAACCAGTCGAAGGCCGCGGCGCCCTCCGTGACGTACATGCCGATGACCCGCCCGGTGAAGCCGCCCGCGACCTGGGTGGACAGATACCGCCCGTCCACCTCCGCGAGCGACAGTCGCCCTTCGGTGGTTTCGACCGAGAAACCGATCGTGTCGGGCCCGGCCGCTCGCACCCCGGGGACCTGCTGTCCGACAGCGGTCACGGTGGGCGGCAGCACGTCCGACGTGCGCGTCTCGGCCACGAGGGTGAGCGGCCCGGGCGGTGCCGGCCGCCGCACGACCCACTGCCGCACGGGCCCGATCCGCACGGACGCCCCCACCGTTCCCCCGCTCACCTCGACGTCGTAGTGGTGGGCCTCGTCGAGGCGCACCGACAGCCCGGCCCGCCCGGAGCCGGGGGCCGGCCGGACCGCCGTACGGCAGTCGGGGTACTGCTGCCGTCGGCCGACGAAGGTGTGGCCCGGCCGGTCGAGGCTGCCGCCGGCGGCGGTCAGCGTGAGCTGCCCCGGCCGCGCGTCGAGCGACCAGGAGCCCTCGGGCCTGCGCCGCGGCGAGATCCAGTACGGCACGAGGGCAGGCGCGTCGAAGTCGTCCCGCTCCGGTTCGGCCGGCCGGGGGTGCCAGGCTCCGCGCGGCGCCGGGTGCCGCTCGCGCACCGGGCCCAACCGGGGCCAGCCGTCGACCCACTCGACCGGGGCCAGGAAGGTCTCCCGGCCCAGCACATGGAACTCCGGAAACCAGCCGCGCGGCCTGGTGCCCAGCAGCACCGCCCACCAGCTGCCGTCGGCCGCCTCGACCAGATCGGCGTGGCCGGTGCACTGGATCGGCCGGTCGGCGCCTGCGTGGGAGAGCAGAAGGTTCGCCGGCGCCGGTTCATAAGGCCCCCTCGGGGAGCGGGCGCGGGCGATCGAGACGCTGTGCCCGTGCGCCGTGCCGCCCTCCGCGAGCAGCAGGTACCACCACTCGCCGACGCGGTAGAGGTGCGGGGCCTCGGGATGCTGAAGCCCGCTCCCGGACCACACCGACGC
This window of the Streptomyces sp. NBC_01275 genome carries:
- a CDS encoding carbohydrate ABC transporter permease produces the protein MAVPLVYAVLSGFKTTDELSRNPIGLPDSWVVSNYTDILGSGSFWQLVGSSTLIAAGTTLVVVAVSALAAFSFARFAFRGREVMFTLFTMGLMFPFAVAALPLFLLLRSLDLLDNPLGVILPQAAFGLPMTIVILRGFFREIPAELEEAATLDGCGPLGFFWRILLPMARPALGTVSVLAVVGSWNNFFLPLLVFNEPTWWTIPIGVQQFQGQYSAEYARVFAYLVLAMVPALAFYSVAERQLVGGLTAGATKG
- a CDS encoding substrate-binding and VWA domain-containing protein is translated as MGRHSLPDQYGAGGSDPRPRRRRRSVALATALVLTVAGSAAAAVQSGLLSFGSSCREHPVRLTVAASPDLAPALTVAAKQARDSGLTSDGQCLAVTVSARESSEVTDTLAAGKDPHAQVWVADSDLWVQRVTADHGATQVTVTGNVASTPVGVAMTPTAAKSLGWPKKTYSWLELAGATLRDDSVRLGAADPARSATGLLALTRLSAAATAVKDGDTLAAAMMKTLSQHASATDPQVLRTLPRDASAAEQDNPERNQAVVVTEQAAFTHNSAAEAGARLDLFYPKDGSPRLDYPYTLVDKTRLSTDESRAALRFMTYLRLPEQHRLLREHGFRTSDYDAPRAVVTTAGGRSPQPYAEPAAQPASDTAVEEALGMWTITVQSARLTTVVDASSSMAEPVPGTGRSRMDVTKASLLRALAAFTPDDEIGLWEFSAKLDGDRDYRVLVPTGRLGDSAADGDGTQRDALSAAFADLAPVANGATGLYDTTLAAYKAATSSYVKGEFNALVILTDGVNQDPGSISRTTLLTELQKLASPQRPVPLIMIAVGPDADREEADQIAQATGGSGQSVSDPAQIQTVILKAIVAAGTQESPN
- a CDS encoding glutamate--cysteine ligase, whose translation is MGEKVVAGAFDLSDRQHYRDKLRRCLTGLERLLDQKRFDRPKNLMGLEIELNLAGADGLPKMLNGQVLERIASRDFQTELAMFNLEVNIAPHRLGGRVFDRLAEELRTSLAYAHRKAGEVDAGIVMIGILPTLDRDDLVSTNLSDVDRYTLLNDQIVAARGEDFVLDIEGVERLSCTSKSIVPEAACTSVQLHLQVTPARFADVWNAAQAVVAAQIAVGANSPFLFGRELWRESRPPLFLQATDTRPPELQAQGVRPRTWFGERWISSAYELFEENLRFFPALLPLCDEEDPLEVLEAGGVPSLAELVLHNGTVYRWNRPVYGIADGVPHLRVENRVLPAGPTVTDVVANAAFYYGVVRALAEESRPVWTRLPFEVAEANFDAACRHGIDARLQWPRRGRLGGLGEVDAVSLVRDELLPLAEVGLDAWGVEPADRDLYLGVIDERCRRRANGATWQVETFHRAVEAGMPRGAALAATTRRYAELMHLGEPVHTWPVGLPEPVPV
- a CDS encoding LacI family DNA-binding transcriptional regulator, whose protein sequence is MTADDTAPAPRAKVTITEIARQAGVSVPTVSRVVNGRSDVSPRTRARVEDLLRLHGYRKRRSAASAASPARAALLDLVFNDLDSPWAVEIIRGVEEVAHAAGVGTVVSAIHGRSGDAREWMRNLRSRASDGVILVTSALEPTLHEQLRILGVPIVVVDPMGSPSVDTPTIGAANWSGGLAATEHLLALGHRRIGLIAGPPRLLCSRARYDGYRAALEAAGLTVDESLVVPGDFHPESGFTGCTALLDLPEPPTALFAASDQMALGAIEALRRRGLRVPEDMSVVGFDDLPEVRWSAPPLTTVRQPLADMGKLAARTVLSLARGEHPDSPRVELGTELVVRSSTTAPRTAH
- a CDS encoding CPBP family intramembrane glutamic endopeptidase, whose translation is MAESFPQERLSRRIFRDETLLVLGLSLGASGVSALISFVGSVTRPGGLKDQAATLNASAAPGRPWLDLAWQLFGIATALVPVALVAHFLLREGQGLRTLGFDRTRPWPDLGRGAAIAAVIGSTGIAFYLAARGLGFNLTVVPEALPDVWWKYPVLILSALQNAILEEVIVVGYLLRRLGQLGWTPGTALVASAVLRGSYHLYQGIGGFIGNMVMGVVFVYLYRRWGRVGPLVVAHSLLDIGAFVGYALLAGKVGWLPTA
- a CDS encoding DUF5999 family protein yields the protein MCQHQPPCPTATSADRESARLMAHHPEQGWSLLCNGVLLFEDTGELLPDGRVIAPHRVVTAA
- a CDS encoding endo-1,4-beta-xylanase, yielding MRRTSTRLRLVGALAGALMAVGAAAPAAQAHCEDPPTLADLAQRHGRYFGSATDNPELADTAYTKILGSEFDMITPGNGMKWYATEPQQGVFDWTNGDEIVNLARANHQKVRAHTLVWHSQLPGWLTGKEWTADELRAVLKKHIQTEVRHYRGKVYSWDVVNEAFNEDGTYRETLFYKTLGPGYIADALRWAHQADPKAKLYLNDYNIEAVGPKSDAYYALAQELKTQGVPLDGIGLQAHLALQYGYPTTLEDNLRRFSRLGLDTALTEVDVRMLLPATEEKLAQQADWYRDMTEACLAVRRCVGITVWDYTDRYSWIPAFFPGQGAALPWDEQLAPKPAYDAIREALS